In Brienomyrus brachyistius isolate T26 chromosome 14, BBRACH_0.4, whole genome shotgun sequence, the following proteins share a genomic window:
- the LOC125707678 gene encoding uncharacterized protein LOC125707678 — MTRNKRIAKAVSWSNDRYWATWDKWMEVIDWEDEEELCSPAESPSDQADRSIVSHTRKPIAKAVSWTDDVYWAAWDKWDEIICWGEEGECSPATPPINQPGRDKGLDMHGLEVFLLNERTVSIKPADDHQDRLKIGAVVVDLCQFELDGVNDKFEIVEIQIGEVKLEETAERGFNSEFELEIMDVEIEVVDSEFQLNALNWEIAGTKVDKLLVEHLNINNLEAGSVKVSTSNGNVVYVNGM, encoded by the exons atgacgag aaacaaacgaattgcaaaagctgtcagctggagcaacgatcgatactgggcaacttgggacaagtggatggaagtgattgactgggaagatgaggaagagctgtgctccccagcagaatcaccctctgaccaggctgaccgttccatcgtgtcacacacccgaaagccaattgccaaggcagttagctggacggatgatgtgtattgggcagcctgggacaagtgggatgagatcatctgctggggtgaagaaggagagtgctccccagcaactccacccatcaaccagcctgggagggataaggggttagacatgcatgggttagaggtttttctgttaaatgaaaggacagtctccataaagcctgcagatgaccaccaagacaggctgaaaataggagccgtagtggtcgacctctgccagtttgagctagatggtgtaaatgataaatttgaaattgtcgaaatacaaattggagaggtcaaattggaggagactgcagagaggggttttaattcagaatttgaattggaaattatggatgtggagatagaggttgtagacagtgaattccagctgaatgctcttaattgggaaattgctggaactaaagtggacaaattattagtggaacacctgaacataaataatctagaagcaggcagtgtgaaggtgtccacatcaaatgggaatgtggtatatgtcaatggtatgtga